The following nucleotide sequence is from Sporichthyaceae bacterium.
GCGCAGTTCACCAGCCAGACCACGGCCCTGGGGCCGGACCACGCCGACCGGGCGGTTCTGCCCCCGCACGTGCTGGAACGCTTCGACCGCCCGGCCGAGTTCGTGCTGCTGCCGGCCGCGGGCGGGTCGGCGTGAGCCTGCCGACCGAGTGGTTCGACCGGATGTACGCCGCCGCCGAGGACCCGTGGGGGTTCCGGGAGCGTTGGTATGAGAAACGCAAGTACGCGTTGAGCCTGGCGGTGCTGCCCCGCCCGCTCTACCGGCGCGCGTTCGAACCGGGCTGCTCGGTGGGCGTGCTCACCGCGTTGCTGGCCGACCGGTGCGAGGAACTGCTCGCCTGGGACCCGGCCGGCGCAGCCGTACGCGCAGCGACCGCCGCCCTGGCCAGGCACCCGACGGTTACGGTCACGACAGGGCGACTGCCGGTCGACCGGCCCCCGGGCCGGTTCGACCTGGTCGTATTCTCCGAGGTCGGCTACTACCTGGACCCGGCCGACCTGGAATCGACCCTGGACCTGCTCCAGGAAACGCTGGAACCTGGCGGGGACCTGTTGGCGGTGCACTGGCGCCCCCAGGTCGAGGGATACCCCTCGTGCGGCGATGCCGTCCACGCGGCCCTGCACCGACGCACCGACCTGGAACTGACGGCCCGTCACGTGGAGGACGATTTCCTGCTCGAGGTGCGGCGCAACGGCCCGGCCCGATCGGTGGCCCAGGACGGCGGTCTGCGTTGAGCCCTCGACCGGGCCCGGACCGGGTGGCTGTGATCGTCCCGGCCCACGACGAGCGCGCGAACCTGCCCGCTGCGCTGCAGGCGATACGCCGCGCCGCCGCCAGTGCTCCGGTTCCGGTGGAGGTGGTGGTGGTCCTGGACGCGTGCACCGACGGCACGACCGTCCCCGAGCCGGCCGCGGACGTGGTACTGGAGGTGCAGGCACGCAACGTGGGTGCGGCCCGGCGGGCCGGAATGACCGCGGCGCTGCGAACCGGCCCGGCGGGCCTGTGGTTGATGTGCACCGACGCCGACTCCCTCGTCCCGGTCGACTGGGTGGAAAGACACCTGCACCACGCCGCCCGCGGCGCGGACCTGGTGGTGGGCACCGTCAAGGTGGCGGACTGGACAGGTTGGTCCGCGGACCTCGCCGGCGAGTACCAGCGGCGCTACCTGCGCCGGACCGGCCGCCGCGGCCACGGGCACGTCCACGGCACCAACCTCGGGATCTCCGCCACCGCCTACCAGGAGCTGGGTGGGTTCGCCGAACTGACCACCGGTGAGGACGTCGACCTGGTCCGTCGGGCTCGCCGCCGGCGGC
It contains:
- a CDS encoding glycosyltransferase, which codes for MSPRPGPDRVAVIVPAHDERANLPAALQAIRRAAASAPVPVEVVVVLDACTDGTTVPEPAADVVLEVQARNVGAARRAGMTAALRTGPAGLWLMCTDADSLVPVDWVERHLHHAARGADLVVGTVKVADWTGWSADLAGEYQRRYLRRTGRRGHGHVHGTNLGISATAYQELGGFAELTTGEDVDLVRRARRRRLRVLSALDVPVTTSARADPRAPDGFGAYLHRTALEVLPAVPAAEGAEPCAVPVQGSAQ
- a CDS encoding methyltransferase, giving the protein MSLPTEWFDRMYAAAEDPWGFRERWYEKRKYALSLAVLPRPLYRRAFEPGCSVGVLTALLADRCEELLAWDPAGAAVRAATAALARHPTVTVTTGRLPVDRPPGRFDLVVFSEVGYYLDPADLESTLDLLQETLEPGGDLLAVHWRPQVEGYPSCGDAVHAALHRRTDLELTARHVEDDFLLEVRRNGPARSVAQDGGLR